The proteins below come from a single Streptococcus porcinus genomic window:
- a CDS encoding tRNA (mnm(5)s(2)U34)-methyltransferase: MQKPLDMSHQFLDAILDTNSILVDATMGNGNDTLYFAPKVKRLYAFDVQEKALQVTREKVQKAQLENVQLIQDGHEKVDAYLDQVDAAIFNLGYLPNADKSIITRAETTIEALKKLLRALRVGGRIAIMVYYGHEGGLKEKDALLDYLSQLPQEKVTVMSYQALNQKNCPPFLLMLEKLADD, from the coding sequence ATGCAAAAACCACTTGATATGTCTCACCAATTTTTGGATGCCATCCTTGATACCAATAGTATTCTGGTTGATGCAACTATGGGAAATGGCAACGATACCCTATATTTTGCCCCAAAAGTTAAAAGATTATATGCTTTTGACGTCCAGGAAAAAGCTTTGCAGGTAACAAGGGAGAAAGTGCAAAAAGCACAGCTTGAGAATGTTCAACTAATCCAAGATGGGCATGAAAAAGTTGATGCTTACCTTGACCAAGTAGATGCAGCTATCTTTAACTTGGGGTATTTACCAAATGCTGATAAGTCAATCATTACAAGAGCAGAAACAACCATTGAAGCCCTTAAAAAATTATTGAGAGCTCTGCGTGTGGGTGGTAGGATTGCTATTATGGTTTATTATGGGCATGAAGGAGGGCTAAAGGAAAAAGATGCTCTACTTGATTATTTGAGCCAGCTGCCACAAGAAAAGGTGACCGTGATGAGTTACCAAGCTTTGAACCAAAAAAATTGCCCACCATTTTTACTAATGCTAGAGAAATTAGCTGATGATTAA
- a CDS encoding ABC transporter permease subunit, translated as MIIKHELQENRKSLLIWALSVGISSALCILLYESVADSIKEIAYLYQDMGGISKALGMDKVSIATLGGYYSAEIALIYSIGAAMFSAMLGISLLSKEEEAHTAEFLFSLPISRQHIFWKKYLSILILLILFNVIAITPEYLALYKVGMPFNYIDFAQYHSLVLVMQVEIASICFMISAFSRKKLVGLGMGIALFGYFMDLICRLVDKVDILKYVTPYYYANATDRFAGSDLDVVMLLIATVIIIISDLIGLFVFSRRDLAS; from the coding sequence ATGATTATTAAACATGAGTTACAAGAAAACAGAAAAAGTCTTTTAATTTGGGCGTTATCTGTAGGCATTAGTAGCGCTTTATGTATTCTACTCTACGAGAGTGTCGCTGATAGTATTAAAGAAATTGCATACCTCTATCAAGACATGGGAGGTATTTCAAAGGCTTTAGGAATGGACAAAGTCTCCATAGCGACCTTAGGAGGCTACTATTCGGCAGAAATTGCTCTGATTTATTCGATTGGCGCAGCGATGTTTTCAGCAATGTTAGGAATATCATTGCTATCTAAGGAAGAAGAGGCTCATACAGCAGAGTTTCTCTTTAGCCTACCAATAAGTCGCCAACATATTTTTTGGAAGAAGTATCTTAGTATTTTAATCTTACTGATACTTTTCAATGTGATAGCGATTACCCCTGAGTACCTAGCGCTTTACAAAGTAGGGATGCCTTTTAATTATATTGACTTCGCACAATATCATTCTTTGGTACTCGTCATGCAGGTAGAAATCGCAAGTATTTGCTTTATGATTTCCGCTTTTTCTCGGAAAAAGCTAGTTGGTTTAGGAATGGGGATTGCTTTATTTGGCTATTTTATGGATCTTATATGCCGACTAGTTGATAAAGTAGATATTCTCAAGTATGTGACGCCATATTATTATGCGAATGCTACCGATCGGTTCGCTGGTTCGGATCTTGATGTTGTGATGTTACTAATTGCGACCGTTATTATAATTATTTCTGATCTGATTGGACTTTTTGTCTTTAGCCGCCGTGATTTAGCAAGTTAG
- a CDS encoding ABC transporter ATP-binding protein has protein sequence MTETIIAIQNLSKSYGRQIALDQLTLTVEKGEIYGFLGANGAGKSTTIRCLLGLITCNKGQITLFNNRYQNLSETLEHIGYMPSEAMFYPNMTVKETIDFAAKAHTNIDCSREADRICQLLEIPLTKKIKDLSLGNRKKVSIVCAMQHQPDLLILDEPTSGLDPLMQERFFQLLLEAKANGKTCFLSSHVLSEIKSYCDRIAILKKGKLVTIDRVENLMQHQKKVVTLWKDGQSSTRTFEGKASELLKELSQMELDDVLIEEPSLEDLFMHYYEEETR, from the coding sequence ATGACAGAGACAATTATTGCTATTCAAAATCTATCAAAATCCTATGGTCGGCAAATTGCTCTTGATCAATTGACTTTGACAGTTGAGAAAGGGGAAATATATGGATTCCTTGGTGCTAATGGTGCTGGAAAATCAACGACTATAAGGTGTCTATTAGGTTTAATCACTTGTAATAAGGGACAAATTACCCTTTTTAATAATCGTTATCAAAACTTGTCTGAAACCTTAGAGCATATTGGGTATATGCCTTCAGAAGCGATGTTTTATCCTAATATGACGGTTAAGGAGACCATTGATTTTGCTGCTAAAGCCCACACTAACATAGATTGTAGTAGAGAAGCAGACCGTATTTGCCAACTCCTAGAAATACCCCTAACCAAAAAAATTAAGGACTTATCTTTAGGTAATCGTAAAAAAGTTAGTATTGTTTGTGCGATGCAACATCAGCCAGATTTATTAATTTTAGATGAGCCAACGTCAGGATTAGATCCCCTCATGCAAGAGCGTTTCTTTCAACTCTTGTTAGAAGCGAAAGCAAATGGTAAGACTTGCTTTTTATCCTCTCATGTTTTGTCGGAAATCAAATCATATTGTGATCGCATTGCAATTCTTAAAAAAGGAAAATTGGTAACTATTGATCGGGTTGAAAATCTCATGCAACATCAAAAAAAAGTAGTTACGTTATGGAAAGATGGCCAATCAAGCACGCGCACCTTTGAAGGTAAAGCTAGTGAGTTACTCAAAGAGTTGAGTCAAATGGAACTTGATGATGTTTTAATTGAAGAACCATCCTTGGAGGACCTCTTTATGCACTATTATGAGGAGGAAACAAGATGA